The proteins below are encoded in one region of Apium graveolens cultivar Ventura chromosome 4, ASM990537v1, whole genome shotgun sequence:
- the LOC141718634 gene encoding uncharacterized protein LOC141718634, whose translation MFLMLRSGALPMFLEAIMKINPGTIAEIDVVPHAKERGTSVYKRIFWSLKAMMDGWQHARPMISIYGTFLKGGYRGKMLIAMGVNSNNHMFPLCYGLVDEETYENWSWFLQRLRRHVCRQRTGVCIISDRAASIIFAL comes from the coding sequence ATGTTCCTCATGCTAAGGAGCGGGGCTCTACCCATGTTCCTGGAAGCCATTATGAAGATAAATCCTGGAACCATTGCTGAGATCGATGTTGTCCCTCATGCTAAGGAGCGGGGCACGTCCGTCTACAAGCGGATTTTTTGGTCTTTAAAGGCAATGATGGACGGGTGGCAACATGCACGTCCTATGATTTCAATATATGGGACATTCTTGAAAGGAGGATATAGGGGCAAGATGCTTATTGCTATGGGTGTTAATTCGAACAACCACATGTTCCCTCTCTGCTATGGCTTGGTTGATGAGGAGACGTACGAGAACTGGTCTTGGTTTTTGCAGCGTCTTCGAAGACATGTATGTCGGCAACGAACCGGCGTCTGCATCATTTCTGACCGTGCAGCCAGCATTATCTTTGCCCTATGA